The following proteins come from a genomic window of Streptomyces sp. Sge12:
- the folK gene encoding 2-amino-4-hydroxy-6-hydroxymethyldihydropteridine diphosphokinase, with product MNNGLNAQSDPTVQPVPASVVEAVDAADVTLSNPKWAVIALGANLGNRLETLQGAIDALGDTPGMRVKAVSPVYETEPWGVEPGSQPSYLNAVVAVKTTLPPSSLLERAHAVEEAFDRVREERWGPRTIDVDIVAYADRVSDDPVLTLPHPRAHQRAFVLAPWHDIDPEARIPGRGDVAALLAEIGLVGVTPRLDLELHLPE from the coding sequence ATGAACAACGGACTGAACGCTCAGAGCGACCCCACCGTCCAGCCGGTCCCCGCCTCCGTCGTGGAGGCGGTCGACGCGGCGGACGTCACCCTGTCCAACCCCAAATGGGCCGTCATCGCGCTCGGCGCGAACCTCGGCAACCGGCTGGAGACCCTCCAGGGCGCCATCGACGCCCTCGGCGACACCCCGGGCATGCGGGTCAAGGCCGTCTCCCCCGTCTACGAGACCGAGCCGTGGGGCGTCGAGCCCGGCTCGCAGCCCTCGTACCTCAATGCGGTCGTCGCCGTGAAGACCACCCTGCCGCCGTCCTCGCTCCTGGAGCGCGCGCACGCCGTCGAGGAGGCCTTCGACCGCGTCCGCGAGGAGCGCTGGGGCCCGCGCACCATCGACGTGGACATCGTCGCGTACGCCGACCGCGTCTCCGACGACCCGGTCCTCACCCTCCCGCACCCGCGCGCCCACCAGCGCGCCTTCGTGCTGGCCCCCTGGCACGACATCGACCCCGAGGCCCGGATCCCGGGCCGCGGCGACGTCGCCGCGCTGCTGGCCGAGATCGGTCTGGTCGGCGTGACGCCGCGCCTCGACCTGGAACTCCACCTCCCCGAGTAG
- the folB gene encoding dihydroneopterin aldolase has product MDRVALRGLKARGHHGVFPREREEGQTFIVDLVLHLDTRPAAAGDDLAKTVHYGVVAEEVVDVVQGEPVDLIETLAERIAQQCLKHEAVAQVEVVVHKPDAPITVPFDDVTITITRSRA; this is encoded by the coding sequence GTGGATCGTGTCGCGCTGCGCGGCCTCAAGGCTCGCGGGCACCACGGCGTCTTCCCCCGGGAGCGCGAGGAGGGCCAGACCTTCATCGTCGACCTCGTGCTGCACCTCGACACCCGTCCCGCAGCGGCCGGGGACGACCTGGCGAAGACCGTGCACTACGGGGTCGTCGCCGAAGAGGTCGTCGACGTGGTCCAGGGTGAGCCCGTCGACCTGATCGAAACCCTGGCCGAGCGAATCGCCCAGCAGTGCCTCAAGCACGAAGCGGTGGCGCAGGTGGAGGTCGTCGTCCACAAGCCGGACGCGCCCATCACCGTCCCCTTCGACGACGTGACCATCACGATCACCCGGAGCCGCGCATGA